TTTGGCCTCTGTATAGTTTTTCTGAGCATCGAGTGCATAACCGAGCCCCATCCACCATCGCCCCTGGCTAGGCTCATTTTTGGCGAGTTGTCTAAAGCTTTGCTCCGCAACGGCAAAGTCTTGCTCTTTTTGTGCTAAATCACTTTGTTGATGCCACTTTTTTAAAGCCAATACACTCGTGTCGGGAATTAGCGCCAAGCTGGCCAACGCTTGCTGGTTCTGCCCTGCCGCCTGCTGTACACGCGCTAATAGCAGTGAATACTCATACTCTTCAGGGAATAAGAGTTGCCCTTGCTTTAATAGTTGAGCTGATTCTGACAACTTGTTTTGCCCATAATAAAGCGCTGCAGCCTGCTTTCTGGCTTGATGTAGAGCGGGGTTATAAGACAAAGCAGCCTTATAGTAAGTGAGTGCATCGCTATGCAGCCCCTGCTGCTGCGCATCATTTGCCAATATCATCTGCTTCTGTGCCAACTGCGCGGGAGTTAACTTGACCTCTTTTATCGCCATATTACTGCCGCTATAAGAAGCTCTAGTCGCCCGCTTCGTCGCTTCAATACTCATTGAGCCAGCGCCTTTGCTAACCGGCGAACTAGCAGGGTTTTTAGTG
The Shewanella sp. KX20019 DNA segment above includes these coding regions:
- a CDS encoding tetratricopeptide repeat protein; amino-acid sequence: MSVINKMLKDLDKRQQPHGIERMAKPQSTLLPQRQSKLPIVVTSLLSLLIGGLIVFFVIELGNLSAKDDAVAAQQSKVPSKQIADQLTEPVVIGETAVTSAVSISNDEQSAPPELTPQAVSPVQVLAEGLTDESTTGPADSALASSQTNIDVNTVTATKNPASSPVSKGAGSMSIEATKRATRASYSGSNMAIKEVKLTPAQLAQKQMILANDAQQQGLHSDALTYYKAALSYNPALHQARKQAAALYYGQNKLSESAQLLKQGQLLFPEEYEYSLLLARVQQAAGQNQQALASLALIPDTSVLALKKWHQQSDLAQKEQDFAVAEQSFRQLAKNEPSQGRWWMGLGYALDAQKNYTEAKNAYKQALAQGNLSSQAQAYVDNRLVQLGAFQ